CGTAGGCCTCCCGCATCGTCGATGCCCCCGCAACGCGCTCCGGGGCGCCGGTCGTCATCATCCTCTCCAGCAGCCGCAGATGATTGCGGTGCTTGCGGCTCTCCCCCAGCTGCGGCGGCGGAACGATGTAGGCGGCCGAGTACAGCCGCTCCCCCCGCGCGAAGACCGCTGAGAGCACCCGGTCGTACGCGTCGAAGGCATAGCTGCCCCAGCGCACCTCGCCCAGTTCGCGGTTGAGCAGCCGCCAGGTGGACTCCTTGTTGAAGACCTTGAACAGCAGGGTGCGGAAGAACACGTCCTCCCAGTCCTGCGACCCCTGGTAGATCACGTCCGTGATCAGGACCTGGCTGACGCGGTCGGCAGCCCGGTAGCAGTTGGTGAACCGGTGCCCGGCCAGGATCGGATCGTGGGTCCACGGCCGCGCCCGGCCCTCCAGGCGCGCCTCATAGACCGCCTGCCGGGCGGCGGCGAACCGCCAATAGGTGTCGAACACCGGCGTCGGCCGCAGTTCCCGCCCCGCCACCCGCAGCATCTCCGGCACCGTGTCCCGGCCATCGATCGTCTGACGGTCTTGCAGCAACGTCACCATGTGCGCAATATATATTTGTTATAGGTCAGCTGTCACCGAGGGGGAGCCATGGAGTTGCTGCACCATCAGCAGCAGCGCCGTACGACCTCGGTGCAGTGGCCCGAGGACGTCGACCGTCGTCTGAACATCCTGGTCCGCGCCGCCACGGCGGCCGGCGAACGCACCTCACGCGCCGAGTTGCTGGCCGCCCTGGTGACCACTGCCGAAGCCCAGCCCGAGCAACTGGCCCTCCTGCTGCACCGCTACCGGGGCCTGCCCGAGGACGCTCTGGCCGACGACGCCGGCCGCAACGACCTCCCCCACGTCCGCACCCCCGGCCCGCGACGTACCACACCCACCTGAACGATCGGCTTCACAGAAGGTCACCGAGGAGGATCCCCGTCCGGGAATCGGCAGGGCATCGACGGCAGACAGGGGTGGAGATGAACGGGCAGCCGCAGGGAGCAAACAGCGGACGCCCTGACGGCCGGGAGGCAGATCACACGACTCTGCGTCTACGGGCAGCCACCCGGGCCCTGCGGATGCACCTTGACGACCTGTCAGCGGTATTCCACTTCGACGGGGCGGGCGACCAGTTCCTAGCCGAGTCGGCATTCCCTTTCGCTCGGTGGCGTTACGCGTGCGCGGACTCGCTGCTCGGCTCGGGAACGGGCAGTAACCCGTAACCAGGTCCGGGGGTGATCCAATGTTTGCCACAGGTCCGGCAGGAGTTTGGTCATGGCCTCGTGGGCGGCGTCGGCCGCTTCGTAGGCGGTGGCACCCTGGTGCATCAGGAACACCGTGACCGCGCTCATCTCCCGTGTGTAGAAGGCATTGAAGTCATCGCGCCGGATGAGGGCAGGCTTCGGCGGGGCCTCTGCGGCCGTAGCACGGACAGGCGGGGGCGACTGTTCGATGGTCATGTCGCGCATCACCTCGCGGGCCGGGCGGCAGCCGTGCTGCCGATCAAAATATCGACGTCGTGATGCGCCGTCTTCTCGATGAGGCGGCTGCCCGGCGGCAGCGACCGGGCGCGTTCCGACAGCCCTTGCTGGTGGAGCTCCACACGCCGGATCTGCGCGCGGAGCCTGATCCAACGATGGCCAAGGCGCAGAATGTACACGCTCGCGGCGACTCCCGCCGCGGCCGTTGCCGTCAAGGGATCCATACCCCACCCCCGGTTTCCACGGCGGCGTCCGTCACGCCGCGCTCCCCTCTATAAGCAAGGAGAGCGCCTCGTTGTGACATAGGGCCAAGAGCCTGTGGTCCGCCAAGACCACTCCCCCGGCACGCCGAACAACTGCTCGGTATCTACGCCAACACCCCCTCACCGGCACAGCCAGCCCGTGTAAAGTAAGCAAAAAAT
The DNA window shown above is from Streptomyces sp. NBC_01451 and carries:
- a CDS encoding nucleotide kinase domain-containing protein, which encodes MVTLLQDRQTIDGRDTVPEMLRVAGRELRPTPVFDTYWRFAAARQAVYEARLEGRARPWTHDPILAGHRFTNCYRAADRVSQVLITDVIYQGSQDWEDVFFRTLLFKVFNKESTWRLLNRELGEVRWGSYAFDAYDRVLSAVFARGERLYSAAYIVPPPQLGESRKHRNHLRLLERMMTTGAPERVAGASTMREAYEVLLGYPALGPFLAYQFTIDLNYAPQLTFSEMDFVVPGPGARDGIRKCFGPAADGIEAEVIRYMAASQDEHFARLGLSFTGLGGRPLQLIDCQNLFCEVDKYARVAHPDIAGISGRSRIKQVYRQDAAPVRAWFPPKWGLNA